The Mya arenaria isolate MELC-2E11 chromosome 16, ASM2691426v1 genome includes a window with the following:
- the LOC128221306 gene encoding streptavidin-like: MLSMCRRNQRSPNTDIDRMRNDKMMSLLTCSIVLSILTITSAFPDQTNPFDLCDTPIPDDKNDCGIAGVWRNQLQSVMKFTCVAGHIEGQYYTAVGNADGFYDFAGKFQMPDQNTTVLGWVVAFNNLLYGNSNSTTAWSGIHYGHEGIIHTHWLLTHYFPRANLWRTTTMNHDDFNKVC, from the exons ATGTTGTCAATGTGCAGAAGGAATCAGCGTTCACCAAACACTGAC ATTGATCGCATGCGAAACGATAAAATGATGTCACTTCTCACGTGTTCGATAGTTCTTAGCATCCTCACCATCACAAGTGCTTTTCCGGATCAAACGAACCCCTTTG ATTTGTGCGATACACCAATACCGGATGACAAAAACGACTGCGGAATTGCTGGCGTATGGCGTAACCAACTGCAATCGGTGATGAAGTTCACCTGCGTTGCGGGTCACATCGAGGGCCAATATTACACTGCTGTTGGTAATGCTGATGGTTTCTATGACTTCGCTGGAAAGTTCCAGATGCCAGACCAAAACACAACCGTTTTGGGATGGGTGGTTGCCTTCAATAACCTTTTATACGGGAATTCCAACTCAACAACTGCTTGGTCCGGAATCCACTATGGCCATGAAGGTATAATCCACACCCATTGGCTTCTGACGCACTACTTTCCACGCGCAAACCTCTGGAGGACAACTACCATGAATCACGACGACTTTAACAAAGTTTGCTGA